The Sulfolobus islandicus Y.N.15.51 sequence AAAATAACCGCAATGGAAAAGTATTAGTAATGGGAGCAGGTAGAAGTGGATTAGTAGGAAGAGCTTTTGCTATGAGATTGCTTCATTTAGGTTTTAACTCCTATGTTTTAGGGGAAACCATCGTACCCGCTATTGGGAAGAACGATATAGTAGTTGCTATTTCCGGTTCTGGTAGAACCAAATTAATATTGACAGCCGCAGAGGCGGCGAAAGAAGCTGGAGCTAAATTGATATCGATAACAAGTTACTTCGATAGTCCCCTAGCAAAAATATCCGATGTAGTAATTGAAATCCCGGGTAGAACAAAGTATTCGAAAAATGAAGACTACTTCGCGAGACAAATTCTTGGAATAACTGAACCGTTAGCACCATTAGGTACATTATTTGAAGATACAACACAAATATTCTTAGATGGAATTGTAGCTGAGCTAATGATAAGGTTAAAGAAGACTGAAGAAGATTTAAGGTTAGTTCACGCTAATATTGAACTATAGTTTCTCTTCAGTCACTCGCAATTTTTTAATAATAGTGAATATGGACGTAAAAGACTTCAACTCAAGAATCATTGGATTATTAATAATATCAATATTTATAACAATTATGTTTTTATATAAATTAATATACTTAATACCACTTATTTTTATAGCAGTACTTATGTTTCAGAGTAATAAGAAGATTTTTAGTTATATATCAAGACATACAAGACAAATCCAAATGTATAATATCGAAGATGGAGTATTCTATAGTGAAAAGAAAGCTAGTGCAGTTTTAATAATAGATGATATACAAATGGATTACAAAGATTTTACAAACTCGAATCTGAAATCATATATATCGTCATTCTATAAAATTTTGGACATAGCAAAGGATATCAACATAGTATTAAAGAAAGAGAGCTTCGATAAAAACTCATACGTAGAATCGCTTTCACA is a genomic window containing:
- the hxlB gene encoding 6-phospho-3-hexuloisomerase, whose amino-acid sequence is MSSSLDDYPLSLKTMYDIAEFILRAAKAIKPEQTSKMISELENFYKNNRNGKVLVMGAGRSGLVGRAFAMRLLHLGFNSYVLGETIVPAIGKNDIVVAISGSGRTKLILTAAEAAKEAGAKLISITSYFDSPLAKISDVVIEIPGRTKYSKNEDYFARQILGITEPLAPLGTLFEDTTQIFLDGIVAELMIRLKKTEEDLRLVHANIEL